AAATGTGACCATGGAAGTGATTTATGTAAGGTAACTGAAATCCTTTGGTCAGTGCTATATTAATTCCTGTGATTAGTTTTTTGCATGCAAGTGTGAACTCCTTCCACTTGTGAAATGAGACCACTAATTTTTGTGAAACTGAAACAGCCACGGCAAGTGTGAACTCCTTCCACTTGTTTTGTGCATGCAAGTGTGAATAGATACAGCCACGGCAATTGTGACTATATATAGCACACAACCACGGCACTATTCTGAGTCCCCTTTCTGCTACTGCTCCCCTTTCTGCTAGTGCTTCCCTTTCTAATCTGCTTTCCACTATTCTCTGGTATCCTTTGCTACCATGGATGGAGATGGCAACATGGACCCTGCTGATCTGTACTCCATGGATGACTATCTTCAAGAGCAAGAAATTCTAGATGATTTAGGCGACCATCTTGTAGCTGAAATGCAGTCCATTGTTGATGACATACAAGGTGGAGGATCTCGGAGTGGTCCTAGGCGATATGTGGAGAGGCCTCGTGAACAAGCCAGCCAGCAACTAATGGATGACTACTTCTCTCTTAATCCAGTCTACAATGAGACACAGTTTCGAAGAAGATTTAGGATGAGGAGACCCCTCTTTCTGAAGATTGTTGAGGCCTTGAGTGGATGGGATGAGTATTTCACCTTGAGACCGGATGCTCTGAATCGTCCTGGGTTCTCACCAATTCATAAGTGTACGGTAGCTATCCGTCAATTAGCATATGGCGGCTCAGCAGACCAGCTTGATGAGTATCTGAAGATGGGAGAAAGTACTGGTGTGGAGTGCTTGAAAAAGTTTGTTAAGGGAATCATTGAAGTATATGGTGAAGAGTACTTGAGACGCCCCACAGTACAAGATGTTGAACGACTGTTGGAGATCGGTGAGCGTCGTGGTTTTCCTGGCATGTTAGGGAGCATTGACTGTATGCATTGGCATTGGGAAAAATGTCCCAATGCATGGAAGGGACAATATACTCGTGGTGATCATGGTGTACCAACCATCATTCTAGAGGCTGTTGCTTCGCATGACCGATGGATATGGCATGCTTTCTTTGGAGTGGCGGGATCCAACAATGACATCAATGTGCTGAGTCATTCTGATTTGTTCGTCAAGGAATTAAGAGGAGAAGCTCCACAGGTGCAGTACTTTGTGAATGGAAGGCAATATACCAAAGGTTATTATCTTGCAGATGGAATATACCCAGACTGGGCTGTTTTTGTCAAATCCATACGCGCACCACAATCAGCTGAGCACAAGCTGTATTCAGAACATCAAGAGGGGGAAAGAAAGGATGTTGAATGTGCATTTGGCATTTTACAATCTCGTTTTTGCATTTTGCGTCGGCCGGCACGTCTATATGATCAAGGGGATCTTGAGAATATCATGTTAGCTTGTATAATACTTCACAACATGATAATCGAGGACGAGAAGGATATAGAGGATGATTCGTTTGACCTGAACGAGGAAGGAACCACGTCTACTGTTCAGGCGTCTACAATCGCTCATGGATATGATCCGGTGATGGAGGAGGTAATACAGAGAAGTGCCGAGATTCGTGATCGTGAAGCTCACAGGCAACTACAATCTGATTTGATTGATCACATTTGGCAAAAGTTTGGGAATCGAACTAATTAGGTAGAGttatgcatttaaatatatatatatacacacattaGCCTTCATATTCAAAAATCAttgatatttgtttttttactgAACCATTGAGATTTTGTTAAATCAACCACCTGTACAATTTTGTTAATTTACTAACCCATTCTTATTTTTTAACAGTTCTGCTTGGAGTGGCTGGAGGATGATGGACATGGAGTTCTGTATGCAGGATGATGATGGATGGCTTAATATTATCTAAATATTAGTATTATCTATTCAGTTTGCAATTCATATCTTAGTTTCCATTGCTATATATTGTAATGGATGACTCATTGCTACTATCTAAACTTTCATCGAAGTTCTGTGGAGTTTGTTTGCCATTCAGTGTATACTGTAGGCATTGTGTTTGCCAGTATGGGTTGTGCTTCTGGTGATATATATCCTATATGCGTTTGCTGATATATCTTGTATGTGTTAAAGTATGTGTTGTGCTTCTGGTGATATATATACTGTATGCGTCAGTTCAATTGCCGTTTGATCACAACACCGTATTTCTGGATGCCTCTGTTCAGTTGCCGATTAATCATGTCGTATATGGTTGTTGCAAGCTGTTGAGGTGCAGGGTGGATCACATGGTAAGATGCCACAACTGATCAGCTTTCTTTGTGTTGCATAATAAAAATTTTTATCCATAGAAACTATTGTTACAAACTTTGCATTATGGAGCATAGTTTCTTGTGATAGAGTCTTCGACGTATAGACTCTATGGATAGAGTCTGGACTGTGAGTGCCCTTATGTGCCTTAATTTTCGGCTCTGTGTGTTCTTTATCGATGGAAAGAAACTCATCTGATAACGGTTTTTGTATTTTCATTGATATATTAATTAAACATACTGAGACGATGAAGGCATCAGATCAATTCATATTTCGGACTTGTAATTTTGAGAGAcataaatatttaaaaaattaagaaaaaaataacatggCAACTAATAATGATAATATCTTATCTACGCCTTCTCTGATTTATCAAATATTCTCAAGTGGTATTCATACAGATAATGGTACTAGCTTTACCCATTTATAAAAATTTTGGAATCGTATtttgatatatatttttataatcgCAAATGATAGTAATTTAGAAGCAGATATGGGAGTTACtatatgttatttttaataggTGTTACTTTTTACAATGGCATATAGGGTAATTTAGAGATTTAGGTGTTAATTTACATTATTTTTCAAATTATAGTGTGGAtaattctttttaaaaaatattataatataTGATAACTATGATTGGTTTACTAGATTGATGACTAGATATTTTGCGAACGGCTCGTATTTTTTTGATTTATTTCAGAATTTTACTGGTACTATTCTTTATGTGGTAGACAACGTGCCCGTTAGCAGCGAGGTACCAGTGGTGATTTCGTCAATCTCGAATATTTTACAGCTTAGTTTTTGGGAGGTGCTCATAGAAGGGTAGGGTTGTTTGCTTGTGTTTGTAGGTGTGAGTGCGCGTGCGTGCATGTAAGCGTCTACGTTCGTACTATATGATTCATAAATAAAGATGACcggatatttttattttttaacctCCGTAGGGGAAGCTGGGTCTTGTTTAGATCCATAGTggctaaggtggtgtttggatccaaagttcaccgactaaattttagcttctaaaatttagcccctaaaatttagttttgctggggtgtttggatctatgggctaaattttagtcatcATCAAAAAATGACTGATTTGCCCTCCCTCCTCACTCCTACTACCACCACCAGAGCAGCAGCGAGATCCAAAATCCggcgctccagctcctcccgcCTCTCGTCCGCGCGAGctcgggcggcgccggaggcggcggggctggaggaggcggggagctcgggcggaggcggcgcggccggtcggaggcggcgggcgtgtgggaggcggaggagagaggaagtgcGGGAGGGGCAAGGCACGGAGGccgaggagagaggaaagggggcAGGGGTGGAATTTGTGGTCCAGGTTCACTTTTAGCTCCTTTTAGGGCCTCTTTGGGGGCTAAAAATTAGCTCCAAATTTTTAGCTATTGTACACTtttagcccacctgtttggatcccaagagctaatTTTTGGCTAAAAGTGCAGAGCTAAAAATTagcccttggatccaaacaggctctAAATTTAGCCAACTAAATTAAGTTGGTGGATCCAAGACGGAACCTAAAACTTTATGCTGCTAGAGGAAGAAAGCAGCTAGTGTGGCTTGGCAGACGATTATTATGGAGCCGGCCAAAAAAGAACCGCACCATGCAACACGTGATTGGGTACGGGGGAAGACCTTGACCGCGCAGCCTACGGGAAGTCGTCGGCCCCCACTCACTTAGAGCACTGTGCTGCGCACTCGCTGAGAGATGGCATAGCATGTCGTCCCGAAGGAAATTCCGAGTCGCACCCCGGGAAAAACGGATCGCGCCCACGTCGTCCCGAAGGTGGCACATGTGCTGCATCAATGCTGTGTAATTGAAGGCGCGCGGTTGTTAAGACACTCCGTCCACGGTTACCAGTGTTTTTTAGCGTGTCACACTCCACGAAGAAAAGCTCCGTAGTGGAAGCGAACCGGCCGTCCTGCGCCACGAACCGATACGTTCCCCCCTAGAGGCTTTGCATTGCAggtccgccctccgccgcccggcccAATTGGATTTCCAGCTATGGGGCTTTCGTTGCGCAGGTTCCTCACTTCACTTGTTTGATTCTTTTGCCCGATAGGTTCTTGTTTCCTTGACATGGTAGTTGATGACCCGTATGTTTTCTTTCCCGCACAGATTTACCCCTGCTGGGTAGCAGTGGCACATTTTTCTTGTAATGGCATGATGATAAGATGTTGATCTAAACCTTTTTATACACGGAGGAAAACATCCTGATTCGAAGGAACCATTTAACCACACCTTCGTCCTGCGCCGCTTGCCGTCCGCCCTGCGTCGCCCCACCCGGTTTCCAGCTACGGGGGCTTTCGTCAAGCAGGTGATTCTTTAGCTCCATCTCTGGTTCCTCCACTTCTTTGATTCTTTGGGGCGATAGCTTCTTGTTTCCTTGCCATGGTGATGGTAGTATATATAGTATATGCTGATGCCTGGTGAACAAGAACAACCTTTAATATATGCTGAAAAGACAGCATCCAGCTAGATTGATTTCAGTATTGATAAGCCGGCCATCTTGTTTTTCGAGAAATAATTTGGGATGCCATCTAATTCGAATCAGCTAGTAGTTTTATCCCCAGTAGCAAGGATCTGGGGTTACTATATTTGGTTGATTTTGCGTTCAGTTAACATGAGAATTTGATGTTCAAACATTTGATGACCATTATGGTTTTCTTATTTCAACCAGTAGTAGATGTGAAGTTTCAACCGAGAGGGAAGTCTTTGCTTCAGAACCTGCTGTGAACACTGTATATAGAACAAATTAACAAGATGGAGTTGGTTGTGGGCGCTTCAGAAGCCACCATGAAGTCTCTGCTTGGCAAGCTGGGTGGCCTTCTCGCCCAGGAGTATGCTCTGGTCAGGGGCGTCCGTGGTGACGTCCAGTACATTTACAATGAGCTGGCCACCATGCAGGCCTTCCTCCGCGACCTTAGCTCTGCCCCGGAGGAGCAGGGCCATCGAATGAAGGACTGGATGAAGCAGATCCGTGACATGGCCTACGACTGCGAGGACTGCATAGATGACTATGCCCACCGCCTCCCTAATGACTCCATCAGTGATGTCAAATGTGCCTTCATAGTCAGAACCATATATGAAGTCTGGACATGGTGGCCTCGCCGTGAAATTGCTTCCAACATTGCTGACCTCAAGATCCGGGCACAACAGATTGCCGAACGACGTAACAGATATGGAGTTGACAACCCATCAAGCAACTGCAATGGCAACAGTTCCGGACCCCGTGCCGCTACGTATGACATTGCGGAGCATCAGGTCGCCAGCCGTCAGCTCATCGGTATGAAGGAGCCTGTGGGTGTGATGGCTGACATGAACAAGCTTGAGGACTGGATTGCTAGATCTGATAAGGAGCATGGTGTTCTGTCCATAATCGGATTCGGCGGTGTGGGGAAGACCACCATTGCCACAGCATTGTTCCGGAAAGTAAGTAATAAATTTGACTGCCGTGCTTGGGTTAATGTGTCCCAGAACTACGACAAAGAGGCAGTCCTAAGGAGTATTCTGAAACAAGTCATGCCACAAGACAAAGATCAGATTTCTCCGAAAAAACAAGACGGAGATCAGGAGGCACTGCAAACCACATGGGGGGAAAGCTTGGAGAAGAAGGACCTAGCAGCACAGGTTATGAACACATTAAAGCGAGCTGTGGGGCACAAACAGCAAGGCAATGATGCGAGCTCTGATGAAAAGCAGATGAAGATTGAAACAATGTACGGTGATGAACTCGTCAACAAAGTGAAAGGACACCTGGAGAAAAAGAGGTACATTTTAAAAGATTATTTCTTGTTTATTGATTACTAGATCTGTTCACCGGTTTAGTCAACGTCAGCTAGCTAGAGGGAATTAATACATGATTTATGAAATCATTGAAAGATCAACAATAAACATCGATCAGTTAACTAATGGCCAGACGCTTTGCTATCTTTTTAGAATTTATAGTATTTCTGATAAGGCTAATCTCAAAGGGAGTGTCATGGAAGTTTCATGGGCATAAAATCCCATGCCACATCAACAAAACTGCTGACTTGTCAGGataattatgaggagagaggataggggagtttcatcccatgaaaccCACCTAGCATTGTTACAAGTCCCGTGAAACCcaatgaaacttgcattgagCATGTTAATCTATGAAACTGTATAATGAGAATGACAATTTCATTTTGTTGGAAACTAACATGGCACTCTTGGTAACAGTGTGATGAAACCATGTATTGTGACTGGCCTAACACAAACAGCGACCTTAAAGAAAATTGTCATCCAATGGTAATAACTTGGGAGGGCCTGTTGAGAAATCGACATCCCAAACCTTGACACCAACTCCCTAGAAGTGGCACCAAAGTGGTGTGACACCACTTCTTATGTGGACCTTACACCCACACTACTCTGAGGAAACCTTCACACCGACACCAACACGGGAGACCAACTCTCTACAAGGGAACCCGAATCTTTTATTTACCTACTCATAACTTGATACAACACTTACTTTTACACTCTTCATGTGGCTACCATACCATGACACCACTACACTACATAGCAACCTTGCCATCTCTTCACATATGACTCACATGCCACTCTATGCCATGgtattgttgggatacgaggtaggctacgctagcgcaaaacaaaatttttctaccgcgtaaactaggaaaactgtcgtatatggatcacgggattaccactcgacgcactggtgcggaagatgtagaatcacgttgGGGTAGCGAAGTCAAttagcgtagtcgaacacgtagtcgatcacatcgacgtcgagcagctcctcagcagctcgtccacgtacagtgaggtcctcctcgtgccacGGATggtcatcggcggctcgtcgtggctcgtcagcggctcgtccaagtgttgcaagtgcaacacctgtaaggtatccacacatgcagggagaaagcgtcgcaagccggactgctaggtccgcgagttgcaacgagatgagggcgtgggaggtacggcagctgtggttcggccaaaagggatgaaccctagggcgcccccctacccctctatatataggggtccctgaCAGGCCTCTAAGTCCAAgccccattagtactcctaaacctagtccaattcagatcatattcgaattgggcttccagcccttttaagtgtgtgaccctataggttcatatgcgtatg
This genomic window from Setaria viridis chromosome 8, Setaria_viridis_v4.0, whole genome shotgun sequence contains:
- the LOC117867019 gene encoding protein ALP1-like, yielding MDGDGNMDPADLYSMDDYLQEQEILDDLGDHLVAEMQSIVDDIQGGGSRSGPRRYVERPREQASQQLMDDYFSLNPVYNETQFRRRFRMRRPLFLKIVEALSGWDEYFTLRPDALNRPGFSPIHKCTVAIRQLAYGGSADQLDEYLKMGESTGVECLKKFVKGIIEVYGEEYLRRPTVQDVERLLEIGERRGFPGMLGSIDCMHWHWEKCPNAWKGQYTRGDHGVPTIILEAVASHDRWIWHAFFGVAGSNNDINVLSHSDLFVKELRGEAPQVQYFVNGRQYTKGYYLADGIYPDWAVFVKSIRAPQSAEHKLYSEHQEGERKDVECAFGILQSRFCILRRPARLYDQGDLENIMLACIILHNMIIEDEKDIEDDSFDLNEEGTTSTVQASTIAHGYDPVMEEVIQRSAEIRDREAHRQLQSDLIDHIWQKFGNRTN